Proteins encoded in a region of the Thermocaproicibacter melissae genome:
- a CDS encoding ParB/RepB/Spo0J family partition protein → MARKGGLGKGLDAIFAENDTEGERTAVMLKTTELEPNRGQPRREFDEQALSELADSISQHGVLQPLLVRPLVGGGYQIVAGERRWRAARMAGLDEVPAVVRELSDEQVMELALIENLQREDLNPLEEAQGYQSLMDTYGMTQDEVAKTVGKSRPAVANALRLLNLPKKLQERVRAGAFSAGHARALLSFPDEKSMMEGAKAAENGASVRELEKMAQKANAKPQKKPQTHKVRYYEEAELALKESLGRKVRVSGTKKRGVLQIEFYGEEDLAELVKYFESR, encoded by the coding sequence ATGGCGAGAAAAGGCGGACTCGGCAAAGGATTGGACGCCATCTTTGCTGAAAATGATACGGAAGGCGAACGCACTGCTGTCATGCTCAAGACCACAGAGCTGGAACCGAACCGCGGCCAGCCGCGGCGCGAGTTTGATGAGCAGGCGCTCAGTGAGCTTGCAGACTCCATCTCCCAGCACGGTGTTCTTCAGCCGCTTCTGGTACGGCCGCTCGTGGGCGGAGGCTACCAGATTGTTGCGGGCGAACGCCGCTGGCGCGCGGCGCGCATGGCGGGCCTTGACGAAGTGCCCGCAGTCGTTCGGGAATTGAGCGACGAGCAGGTCATGGAACTTGCCCTGATTGAAAACCTTCAGCGCGAGGACCTCAATCCGCTGGAAGAAGCGCAGGGCTACCAGTCCCTCATGGATACTTACGGCATGACGCAGGACGAAGTAGCAAAAACCGTCGGGAAATCGCGCCCGGCCGTGGCAAATGCACTTCGTCTGCTGAATCTCCCGAAGAAGCTGCAGGAGCGTGTAAGAGCCGGTGCGTTTTCCGCGGGACATGCAAGGGCTTTGCTCAGCTTTCCGGATGAAAAATCTATGATGGAGGGCGCAAAAGCTGCGGAAAACGGCGCTTCTGTGCGCGAGCTTGAAAAAATGGCGCAGAAGGCAAACGCAAAGCCGCAGAAGAAACCCCAGACGCATAAAGTACGCTACTATGAAGAAGCGGAACTTGCCCTGAAAGAAAGCCTCGGCAGAAAAGTGCGCGTGAGCGGAACCAAAAAGCGCGGAGTTCTGCAGATTGAGTTTTACGGGGAAGAAGACCTTGCAGAATTGGTCAAGTATTTCGAGTCACGATGA
- a CDS encoding ParA family protein → MGKIIAIANQKGGVGKTTTSVNLSAAMGQKGLKTLLVDIDPQGNATSGVGVDRRKLKNTVYEMLIGDAEAKDVVLKTEFENLDLIPSSIDLAGAEIELVDLERRESRLKSALAPITANYDYIFIDCPPSLGIITTNALNAADTLLVPIQCEYYALEGLSQLMNTVRRVKRQYNERLEIEGVLLTMYDGRLNLTQQVVQEVKKYFPRKVFGTVIPRAVRLSEAPSFGRPIQYFDKSSRGAQAYNDLADEIVRMNGGK, encoded by the coding sequence TTGGGGAAGATCATCGCAATCGCAAACCAGAAAGGCGGCGTGGGAAAGACCACGACGTCGGTCAACCTTTCCGCGGCGATGGGGCAAAAGGGCCTCAAAACACTTCTTGTGGATATTGACCCGCAGGGCAACGCCACAAGCGGAGTCGGGGTAGACAGGCGGAAGCTCAAGAACACCGTTTACGAAATGCTGATCGGTGACGCCGAGGCCAAAGATGTCGTTCTAAAAACGGAATTCGAGAATCTGGACCTCATCCCGTCGAGCATTGACCTAGCGGGCGCCGAAATCGAGCTGGTTGACCTAGAGAGACGGGAATCACGCCTGAAAAGTGCGCTGGCTCCCATCACGGCAAACTATGATTACATATTTATCGACTGCCCACCGTCGCTCGGCATCATCACGACGAACGCTTTGAACGCCGCCGACACGCTGCTTGTGCCGATTCAGTGCGAATATTATGCGCTGGAAGGGCTTTCACAGCTCATGAACACGGTGCGCAGGGTCAAGCGGCAGTATAACGAGCGGCTTGAGATAGAGGGCGTGCTTCTCACGATGTACGACGGCCGCCTGAACCTTACGCAGCAGGTGGTGCAGGAAGTCAAGAAATATTTTCCGCGCAAGGTTTTCGGCACGGTCATACCGCGCGCGGTGCGCCTTTCGGAAGCACCGAGCTTCGGCCGGCCGATTCAATATTTTGACAAATCATCGCGCGGCGCGCAGGCATATAACGATCTGGCGGACGAAATCGTGCGCATGAACGGAGGAAAATGA